In Bacteroidales bacterium, one DNA window encodes the following:
- a CDS encoding PorT family protein, whose product MNYLRYSLSLFVTILFSVLLTAQPSKSTWLTTNIGLNSDWILNQNAYGNQEMDYGVKLGLNANLGLNYYMNTEYGFSTGVGISNLGQNYQGDQGGAKATRKVNLNYIQVPVFAMKQLCDPQHPCWLTFGPQLMFLTTGKQNFTREEGSALPNPEYLPEGKIDVTKWYKPFDLMLNLGFTNLYYVRTNDKMRMMLSFNAAISVLDINAKAYQIPNLRDEYSASRNFYIGAQFGLMFKP is encoded by the coding sequence ATGAACTACTTACGATACTCACTGTCTCTTTTTGTAACCATCTTGTTCTCAGTTCTTTTAACTGCTCAGCCCTCTAAATCTACCTGGCTCACTACCAACATTGGGCTGAATTCCGACTGGATACTTAATCAAAATGCATATGGCAACCAGGAAATGGATTATGGTGTTAAATTAGGACTGAATGCGAATCTTGGTCTGAATTATTACATGAATACAGAGTATGGTTTCAGCACTGGCGTGGGGATCAGTAACCTGGGTCAGAATTACCAGGGTGACCAGGGCGGGGCAAAAGCAACCCGGAAAGTAAACCTGAATTACATTCAGGTTCCTGTTTTTGCTATGAAACAACTTTGTGATCCTCAGCACCCTTGCTGGCTCACATTTGGTCCGCAATTGATGTTCCTTACTACCGGGAAGCAGAATTTCACACGTGAAGAAGGTTCTGCCCTTCCTAATCCTGAATATCTACCTGAAGGAAAAATTGATGTTACAAAATGGTATAAACCTTTTGACCTGATGTTAAACCTTGGGTTTACCAATTTGTATTATGTCCGCACAAATGATAAGATGAGAATGATGCTTTCATTCAATGCTGCCATCAGTGTGTTGGATATTAATGCTAAAGCCTATCAGATCCCTAATCTAAGGGATGAATACAGCGCTTCCAGGAATTTCTACATCGGGGCTCAGTTCGGATTGATGTTCAAGCCCTGA
- a CDS encoding Gfo/Idh/MocA family oxidoreductase, translated as MKNDNNSRRNFLRKAALGAAALGLAPISGVMAGIQEENTPNEESQQGLVSPAKGKSVMGLRCAPLTTVRIGLIGLGMRGSEAVRRLIQIEGVEIKALSDRVPANMKDAVLQLKNAGKPEATEYLEEDDWKKICERDDIDLIYTCTPWHLHTPIAVYAMKQGKHAAIEVPAALTVKECWELVDTAEETQRHCMMLENCCYDFFEMATLNMARNGVFGDIYYGEGAYNHDLRWLKFASPEEGGYYKRWRLEYSKFHTGNLYPTHGLGPVAQIMGINRGDRFDFLTSNSTSQRGMTQYAIKKFGKDSPDAIQDYKLGDMNTTILHTVNGKTIQIQHDTTSPRPYSRIHLISGTEGMAVKYPDESIALEPAAHSNLKKEDFEQLMKKWEHPLAQQIGEKAKQVGGHGGMDFIMDYRLIYCLRNGLPLDQDVYDAAAWSCVIELSEKSVLGNGSSQAVPDFTRGAWKNAQPWPVVTID; from the coding sequence ATGAAAAACGATAACAACAGCAGGCGTAATTTTCTACGTAAAGCAGCGCTGGGAGCAGCTGCTTTGGGACTTGCTCCGATTAGCGGAGTCATGGCAGGAATTCAGGAAGAGAACACTCCGAATGAGGAATCTCAACAAGGGTTAGTATCTCCTGCCAAAGGAAAATCAGTGATGGGATTGCGATGCGCTCCCCTTACTACTGTCAGGATCGGGCTGATTGGCCTGGGCATGCGTGGCAGTGAAGCTGTCAGGAGGTTGATCCAGATTGAAGGAGTCGAAATCAAAGCATTAAGCGACCGGGTACCAGCCAATATGAAGGATGCGGTTCTTCAACTCAAAAATGCCGGCAAACCAGAAGCAACAGAATATCTTGAAGAGGATGACTGGAAAAAGATTTGTGAAAGAGATGATATTGACCTGATTTACACCTGTACTCCATGGCATTTGCATACTCCCATTGCTGTATATGCGATGAAACAAGGGAAGCATGCAGCTATTGAAGTCCCTGCTGCCCTAACAGTAAAGGAATGCTGGGAACTGGTGGATACCGCTGAAGAAACTCAGCGCCACTGCATGATGCTGGAAAACTGCTGTTATGACTTCTTTGAGATGGCTACGCTGAATATGGCCCGGAATGGTGTTTTTGGAGATATTTACTATGGTGAAGGGGCTTATAACCATGATCTTCGATGGCTGAAATTTGCTTCTCCCGAAGAAGGTGGCTATTACAAACGGTGGAGGCTGGAATACAGTAAATTCCATACTGGCAATCTCTATCCGACTCATGGATTAGGTCCGGTAGCCCAGATAATGGGGATCAATCGTGGAGATCGCTTTGATTTTCTCACCTCTAATTCTACTTCTCAAAGAGGAATGACTCAATATGCGATTAAGAAATTCGGGAAAGATTCACCGGATGCTATTCAGGACTACAAATTAGGAGATATGAATACCACCATTCTACATACGGTGAATGGAAAAACTATTCAGATACAGCATGATACTACCAGTCCACGGCCTTATTCGCGTATCCATCTTATCAGTGGAACTGAAGGCATGGCCGTAAAATATCCGGATGAATCCATTGCCCTTGAACCTGCGGCTCACTCAAATTTAAAGAAAGAAGATTTTGAGCAACTCATGAAGAAATGGGAGCATCCTTTAGCACAGCAGATTGGTGAGAAGGCGAAACAGGTTGGAGGTCATGGCGGGATGGATTTCATTATGGATTACCGACTGATTTATTGCCTGAGAAATGGGCTCCCGCTCGATCAGGATGTATATGATGCTGCTGCCTGGTCGTGTGTGATAGAACTTAGTGAAAAGTCGGTGTTGGGGAATGGATCCTCCCAGGCTGTTCCGGATTTCACCCGCGGTGCATGGAAAAATGCCCAACCATGGCCAGTGGTAACCATCGATTAG
- a CDS encoding OmpA family protein has protein sequence MKYHFLLVIFFFIASLPVFAQSTGNAKADRLFEKAEQSYGRRDYTQAIRLIDEVLQEDANYLNAFLLKGDIYYDLKQPELAIVAYTKALSIDSTSFPGIYYILANLHFEQEKFDEAKRNYVLYLSFHPKGQTEIQKAEKNIILCDFRSELIKHPVPFNPVNLGPQVNSDGYEYINSVSLDEELMLFTRRGVAQSDHESFFRSSKEYGKWRLALEMEPPVNSPGNQGALCLSPDGMLLFMTCCSRRDSYGSCDLYVSRRRGMEWSEPLNLGDVVNSTAWDSQPCLSADGRKLYFVSTRRGGLGGSDIWMSQIDGSGEWGLPVNLGDTINTAANEMAPYIHQDGRTLYFSSAGHLGMGGADLFMSRLSAKGTWSKPLNLGYPVNTRNDEINLVINAGGDAAYISSAKSGGMGNTDIYRFELPAEVRPARISYVKGKVYDVNDKHPLAASLELIDMESGKIVVSSISDGLDGSFLMSLPVDKDYALNVSCKGYLFYSLNFSISDGRDIHNPLQLDIPMHPLVVGEKVILRNIFFDTDKFVLKSESTAELDKLLEFLKRNAAMKIEIGGHTDNVGTDAHNTELSQKRADAVYQYLISKGIEKDRLSAKGYGKSMPVDSNETPAGRANNRRTEFKVVSK, from the coding sequence ATGAAATATCATTTTCTCCTTGTAATATTCTTTTTCATTGCTTCATTGCCGGTTTTTGCACAGTCGACCGGAAATGCCAAGGCTGACCGGCTTTTTGAGAAAGCTGAGCAATCCTATGGCCGGCGTGATTATACCCAGGCCATTCGCTTGATTGATGAGGTATTGCAAGAAGATGCCAATTACCTGAATGCTTTTCTGTTGAAAGGTGATATCTATTATGACCTCAAACAGCCTGAACTGGCTATTGTAGCTTATACCAAAGCATTGTCGATTGATTCAACCTCTTTCCCGGGGATCTATTATATCCTTGCTAATCTTCATTTTGAACAGGAAAAGTTCGATGAAGCTAAAAGAAATTATGTGCTATACCTTAGCTTTCATCCAAAAGGGCAGACTGAAATTCAGAAAGCAGAAAAAAACATTATACTATGTGATTTCAGAAGTGAATTGATAAAGCATCCTGTCCCTTTTAACCCGGTAAACCTCGGTCCCCAGGTAAATTCTGACGGTTATGAATATATTAATTCAGTCTCCCTGGATGAAGAACTGATGCTTTTTACCCGAAGAGGAGTTGCGCAAAGTGATCACGAAAGTTTCTTCCGGTCCTCTAAAGAATACGGAAAATGGAGACTGGCGCTTGAAATGGAACCTCCTGTCAATAGTCCGGGAAACCAGGGAGCTCTTTGCCTTTCCCCGGATGGAATGCTATTGTTTATGACATGCTGCAGCCGACGCGACTCTTATGGATCCTGCGACCTTTATGTTTCAAGACGGAGGGGGATGGAATGGAGCGAGCCCCTGAACCTGGGGGATGTCGTAAATTCTACAGCCTGGGATTCACAACCCTGTCTTTCAGCCGATGGGAGAAAACTTTACTTTGTCAGCACCAGGAGAGGAGGATTGGGAGGATCTGATATCTGGATGAGTCAGATCGATGGATCAGGTGAGTGGGGTTTGCCTGTTAATTTGGGAGATACAATTAATACTGCTGCCAATGAAATGGCGCCCTATATTCACCAGGACGGAAGAACACTCTATTTTTCCTCTGCCGGCCATTTGGGAATGGGTGGGGCAGATCTTTTTATGTCACGGTTAAGTGCGAAAGGTACATGGTCAAAACCATTAAATCTGGGATACCCTGTCAATACCAGGAATGATGAAATAAACCTGGTCATCAATGCCGGAGGGGATGCTGCTTATATTTCATCCGCAAAGTCAGGAGGTATGGGTAATACAGATATCTATAGGTTTGAGCTGCCTGCTGAAGTCAGACCCGCCAGGATTTCCTATGTGAAAGGGAAGGTTTATGATGTGAATGATAAGCACCCATTAGCTGCTTCCCTTGAACTGATCGACATGGAATCAGGAAAAATTGTGGTCAGTTCGATCTCTGATGGCCTGGATGGAAGTTTCCTGATGAGTCTGCCTGTTGACAAGGATTATGCTTTAAATGTTTCATGTAAAGGATACCTGTTTTATTCCCTGAATTTCAGCATTTCAGATGGTCGTGATATTCATAATCCTTTACAATTGGACATTCCTATGCATCCATTGGTAGTAGGGGAGAAGGTGATTCTCAGGAATATATTTTTTGATACAGATAAATTCGTGTTAAAATCTGAATCTACTGCAGAATTAGATAAACTACTCGAGTTCCTGAAACGCAATGCAGCTATGAAAATAGAAATTGGAGGGCATACCGATAATGTGGGTACTGATGCACACAACACAGAGCTTTCTCAAAAGCGTGCAGATGCTGTTTACCAATACCTTATTTCAAAAGGAATTGAAAAGGACAGACTGTCAGCAAAGGGCTATGGTAAATCGATGCCGGTTGATTCCAATGAAACACCAGCAGGCAGAGCCAACAACCGTCGAACTGAGTTCAAGGTCGTATCTAAATGA
- the thrS gene encoding threonine--tRNA ligase, whose protein sequence is MINITLPDNSVRQYPEGTTAMQVAQSISEGLARNVLAAKVNGKVWDALRPISNDVSLQLLTWNDVEGKATMWHSSAHLMAEAIEILYPGVKFGIGPDIENGFYYDMDFGDRTITPEDLLAIEAKMLELARLKQTYQRRDVSKADALEFFTKKNDEYKLELIADLPDGEISFYESGSFTDLCRGPHLPDTSPIKAVKLLNIAGAYWRGDEKRKQLTRVYGITFPKQKELEEYLILLEEAKKRDHRKLGKELELFTFSQKVGSGLPLWLPKGAQLRERLEQFLKNIQRKAGYLPVITPHIGNVELYKTSGHFQKYGKDSFQPINTPIEGEQFMLKPMNCPHHCEIYNSKPRSYKDLPVRFAEFGTVYRYEQSGELHGLTRVRGFTQDDAHLFCRPDQLKDEFKSVIDIVLQIFKLLDFKNYTAQVSLRDPENKEKYIGSEENWVKAEAAIIEAAAEKGLQTVVEIGEAAFYGPKLDFMVKDALGRKWQLGTIQVDYNLPERFELEYTGSDNQKHRPVMIHRAPFGSMERFVAVLLEHTAGNFPLWLTPEQAIILPISEKYLDYAKKVADILSNSEIRALIDERNEKTGKKIRDAELMKIPFMLIVGEKEELSDSVSVRKHGQGDLGTFSTIDFINMVKEEIRQQLD, encoded by the coding sequence ATGATAAACATCACATTACCTGATAATTCTGTCAGGCAATACCCCGAAGGAACCACTGCAATGCAGGTGGCACAAAGTATTAGTGAAGGCCTGGCGCGTAATGTACTGGCTGCCAAAGTAAATGGAAAAGTATGGGATGCATTGCGCCCTATATCAAACGATGTTAGCCTGCAATTACTTACCTGGAACGACGTTGAAGGAAAAGCAACCATGTGGCATTCTTCTGCTCACCTGATGGCTGAAGCTATTGAGATACTGTACCCGGGTGTGAAGTTTGGGATTGGGCCGGATATTGAGAATGGATTTTATTATGACATGGATTTCGGTGATCGTACAATTACACCTGAAGATCTTCTTGCCATTGAAGCAAAAATGCTTGAACTGGCCAGGCTAAAGCAAACCTATCAGCGTCGTGATGTTTCTAAAGCTGATGCACTTGAATTTTTCACAAAAAAGAATGATGAATATAAACTGGAGTTAATTGCTGATTTGCCCGATGGAGAAATCTCATTTTATGAATCCGGTTCTTTCACAGATCTTTGCCGTGGCCCGCATCTTCCGGATACCAGCCCTATTAAGGCCGTTAAATTATTGAATATTGCAGGTGCTTACTGGAGAGGGGATGAGAAACGTAAACAGCTTACCAGGGTATATGGAATTACTTTTCCTAAGCAAAAAGAACTCGAAGAATATCTCATTTTACTTGAAGAAGCTAAGAAACGCGACCATAGGAAATTAGGTAAGGAACTGGAATTATTCACTTTCTCGCAGAAAGTGGGCTCAGGTTTGCCTTTATGGTTGCCAAAAGGGGCGCAACTTCGTGAACGTCTCGAACAGTTCCTGAAGAATATTCAGCGCAAGGCTGGCTATCTGCCGGTTATTACTCCTCATATCGGTAACGTAGAATTATATAAGACTTCAGGCCATTTCCAGAAATATGGGAAAGACTCTTTCCAGCCTATAAATACCCCAATTGAAGGGGAACAATTCATGCTTAAACCTATGAATTGCCCTCATCATTGCGAAATATATAACAGTAAACCAAGATCTTACAAGGACTTACCTGTTCGTTTTGCGGAATTTGGTACAGTGTATCGTTATGAACAAAGCGGTGAGTTGCATGGTTTGACAAGGGTTCGTGGGTTTACCCAGGATGATGCGCATCTCTTCTGTCGCCCTGACCAGCTTAAAGATGAGTTTAAGTCAGTGATTGATATTGTACTTCAGATTTTCAAACTACTTGATTTTAAGAACTATACAGCCCAGGTTTCTTTAAGGGATCCTGAAAATAAAGAAAAGTATATCGGTAGTGAAGAGAATTGGGTAAAGGCTGAGGCTGCCATTATTGAAGCTGCTGCTGAAAAAGGACTCCAGACTGTTGTTGAAATCGGCGAAGCCGCATTTTATGGTCCAAAACTTGACTTCATGGTGAAAGATGCCCTTGGCCGTAAATGGCAGCTAGGGACGATCCAGGTCGACTATAATCTTCCGGAACGATTTGAACTGGAATATACAGGAAGTGATAACCAAAAACATCGTCCGGTGATGATTCACAGGGCTCCATTTGGTTCAATGGAACGTTTTGTGGCTGTTCTTCTCGAGCATACTGCAGGTAATTTTCCCCTTTGGCTCACCCCGGAACAGGCGATAATCTTACCAATTAGTGAGAAATATCTGGATTATGCAAAAAAAGTTGCAGATATCCTTTCAAATTCCGAAATTCGCGCCCTCATTGATGAACGCAATGAGAAGACCGGCAAGAAGATACGGGATGCCGAATTAATGAAGATTCCGTTTATGCTGATTGTCGGGGAGAAGGAAGAATTGAGTGATTCGGTATCAGTTCGTAAGCATGGCCAGGGCGATCTGGGGACTTTTTCCACCATCGATTTTATCAATATGGTGAAGGAAGAAATCAGGCAGCAACTGGATTAA
- a CDS encoding translation initiation factor IF-3 — protein MATPYNSSSDRRFPRKQVEELHKINEKIKSPVVRVVGENITPGIYNIREALNIAEALELDLVEISPTANPPVCKVIDYKKFLYELKKKQKEIKAKTAKIIVKEIRLGPQTDDHDFNFKLKHAMNFLKEGAKVKVEVFFRGRSIVYKDQGEIILLKFAQELMEFAKVEKMPLLEGKRMIMILSPKK, from the coding sequence ATAGCAACGCCTTACAACAGTTCGTCAGATCGGAGGTTCCCCAGAAAACAAGTTGAGGAACTTCACAAGATCAATGAAAAAATCAAGTCGCCTGTAGTTAGGGTAGTAGGTGAGAATATCACACCTGGTATCTATAACATCAGGGAAGCCCTCAATATTGCAGAAGCTTTGGAACTTGACCTGGTTGAAATTTCCCCTACTGCCAATCCACCTGTTTGCAAGGTGATTGATTACAAGAAGTTCCTTTATGAATTAAAGAAAAAGCAGAAGGAGATCAAGGCAAAAACGGCTAAAATTATCGTTAAGGAAATCAGGCTGGGTCCCCAGACCGATGACCATGATTTTAACTTTAAGTTGAAACATGCGATGAACTTTCTGAAAGAAGGTGCCAAGGTTAAAGTAGAAGTATTCTTCCGAGGCAGATCAATTGTCTATAAAGATCAGGGTGAAATTATCCTCCTGAAATTTGCACAGGAATTGATGGAATTTGCCAAAGTTGAGAAAATGCCATTACTCGAAGGGAAAAGAATGATTATGATCTTATCACCTAAAAAGTAA
- the rpmI gene encoding 50S ribosomal protein L35 → MPKMKSKASAKKRFTTTGTGKLKRRHAYKSHILTKKSTKRKRNLGYSAIVDKADVKAVRDMLQC, encoded by the coding sequence ATGCCTAAAATGAAGAGTAAAGCCAGTGCCAAGAAAAGGTTCACTACCACGGGCACCGGTAAACTGAAAAGGAGACATGCTTACAAGAGTCACATTCTGACCAAAAAGTCAACCAAACGCAAACGTAACCTCGGTTACTCTGCCATCGTTGATAAGGCCGATGTGAAAGCTGTAAGAGATATGCTCCAATGCTAA
- the rplT gene encoding 50S ribosomal protein L20 translates to MPRSVNSVASRARRKKILKQVKGQFGRRKNVWTVAKNAYEKGGQYAYRDRRTKKRNFRSLWIVRINAGVREFGMSYSVFMGKLHQRDIQLDRKVLADLAMNNPEAFKAIVDLVK, encoded by the coding sequence ATGCCAAGATCAGTAAATTCTGTTGCATCAAGGGCCCGCAGGAAAAAAATCCTGAAACAGGTAAAGGGTCAGTTTGGAAGGCGTAAAAATGTCTGGACGGTCGCTAAAAATGCATATGAAAAAGGCGGACAATATGCATACCGTGACAGAAGAACCAAAAAGCGCAATTTCCGTTCCTTATGGATCGTTCGTATTAATGCCGGTGTTAGGGAATTCGGCATGTCGTACTCCGTATTCATGGGAAAACTTCATCAAAGGGATATTCAGCTGGATCGTAAAGTTCTCGCTGACCTTGCCATGAATAACCCTGAAGCTTTCAAGGCTATCGTGGATCTGGTGAAGTAG
- a CDS encoding DUF5106 domain-containing protein, whose protein sequence is MLLFTTLKVYAAPKGYKITVKLSESKDTALYLAHYYGSKQYLDDTAFVNKQGLFEFSGDEKLQEGMYIIAGQAKSRYFDFFLTGNQVMEFSCKPTDVVNTMVVKGSDENKQFYQYISFIAARQKEIEPWNNWKLKNKGNSDSLMIVQAKIDAIDAEAKNFIRNYYTTFPDHLASRFVKANNEPDIRPFITDATGKVDSTRIFPVYKEHYFDNFEFRDARLVYTPVFTSKMDTYLDKLVVPTLDSLQKDIDRLFQLASVNPETQKYLAWYLSLKYETSEIMGHDALFVYVVRNYLENGKVEWQYPTVKDNIIKRVNTLEPLLLNKSAPEMIMLDTSNIAHSLYATKAKYTLVFFWESTCGHCQKEMPKVITFYEEFKRLYNLEIFGVSGDTSLVKWKEYIIKNKMPWINVNGHLSLKGNYHTLYDINSTPVMYLLDENKKILTKKLLVDQLSDFIRKREEALLRELPKEKSK, encoded by the coding sequence ATGCTACTGTTCACCACTCTGAAAGTATATGCAGCACCAAAAGGATATAAGATTACCGTTAAGCTTTCGGAAAGTAAGGATACTGCTTTATATCTCGCCCATTATTATGGCAGCAAGCAATACCTCGACGATACTGCTTTTGTGAATAAACAGGGTTTGTTTGAATTCTCCGGGGATGAAAAGTTGCAGGAAGGGATGTATATCATTGCAGGACAGGCTAAAAGCAGGTATTTTGATTTCTTCCTTACCGGTAACCAGGTGATGGAATTCAGCTGTAAACCTACGGATGTTGTCAATACCATGGTGGTTAAGGGCTCGGATGAGAACAAACAGTTCTATCAGTATATTAGCTTTATTGCTGCCCGGCAAAAAGAGATTGAGCCCTGGAATAACTGGAAACTAAAAAATAAAGGCAATTCAGATTCCCTTATGATAGTCCAGGCTAAAATTGATGCCATCGATGCAGAAGCCAAGAATTTCATCAGGAATTATTATACCACCTTTCCCGACCACCTGGCTTCAAGATTTGTTAAAGCCAACAATGAACCTGACATCAGGCCATTTATTACAGACGCCACTGGCAAAGTAGATTCAACACGGATTTTTCCTGTTTATAAAGAGCATTATTTTGACAACTTCGAATTCAGGGATGCCCGTTTAGTTTATACTCCTGTATTCACTTCCAAGATGGATACTTACCTGGATAAATTGGTGGTTCCAACCCTGGATTCACTGCAAAAGGATATTGACCGGCTTTTCCAGCTTGCATCTGTTAACCCGGAAACACAGAAATATCTTGCATGGTATCTATCCCTGAAGTATGAGACTTCTGAGATTATGGGACATGATGCTTTATTTGTTTATGTAGTGAGAAATTACCTTGAAAACGGGAAAGTGGAATGGCAGTACCCAACGGTGAAGGATAATATTATCAAGCGGGTAAATACACTGGAGCCTTTATTGCTGAATAAGTCTGCACCTGAAATGATCATGCTGGATACCAGCAATATAGCTCATTCTCTTTATGCAACTAAAGCCAAATACACCTTGGTATTTTTCTGGGAGAGTACATGCGGACATTGTCAGAAAGAAATGCCTAAGGTTATCACCTTTTATGAAGAATTTAAGCGGCTTTATAACCTTGAAATCTTTGGCGTAAGCGGTGATACATCACTGGTTAAATGGAAGGAATACATTATTAAGAACAAGATGCCCTGGATCAATGTGAATGGCCATCTCAGTCTGAAAGGCAACTACCATACCCTGTATGATATCAATAGCACACCAGTAATGTATCTTCTGGATGAAAACAAGAAGATCCTGACAAAGAAATTGTTGGTTGATCAACTTTCAGATTTCATCAGAAAGCGTGAGGAAGCGCTTTTACGTGAATTACCCAAGGAGAAAAGCAAATAG